One genomic window of Carassius gibelio isolate Cgi1373 ecotype wild population from Czech Republic chromosome A10, carGib1.2-hapl.c, whole genome shotgun sequence includes the following:
- the pdxp gene encoding pyridoxal phosphate phosphatase: MAGAAGGGRGCVTLRGAQIRDLLDAKHNVLFDCDGVIWNGETAVTGAPEVVSLLKQRGKRVFFVTNNCTRPRENYVQKFSRLGFTDVAEEEIFSSAYCSAAYLRDVARVQGKVYVIGCGGVMKELRDAGVPVAEEEDAEPGASIYTCPLDPDVKAVLVGYDENFTFMKLAKACCYLRSPECLFLATDPDPWHPLRGGRVTPGSGSLTAALETASSRKATVIGKPSRFMFDCIASQFDVDPARSLMIGDRLETDVLFGSNCGLTTVLTLTGVSTLEEALVYRDSQEPQQKDCAPDYVMESVADFLQALDD, encoded by the exons ATGGCAGGCGCGGCGGGTGGCGGCAGGGGCTGTGTAACGCTCCGCGGCGCTCAGATCCGGGACCTGCTGGACGCTAAACACAACGTGCTGTTCGACTGCGACGGCGTCATCTGGAACGGAGAAACAGCCGTTACCGGAGCTCCGGAGGTGGTCAGTCTCCTGAAGCAGCGCGGCAAACGCGTGTTTTTCGTCACCAACAACTGCACCAGGCCGCGGGAGAACTACGTGCAGAAGTTCAGCCGCCTCGGTTTCACAGACGTCGCGGAGGAGGAGATCTTCAGCTCGGCGTACTGCTCCGCCGCTTACCTGCGCGACGTGGCGCGGGTGCAGGGGAAGGTGTACGTGATCGGCTGCGGTGGAGTGATGAAGGAGCTGCGGGACGCCGGTGTGCCGGTGGCGGAGGAGGAGGACGCGGAGCCGGGCGCCAGCATCTACACCTGCCCGCTGGACCCGGATGTGAAGGCGGTGCTGGTGGGATACGACGAGAACTTCACCTTCATGAAGCTCGCTAAAGCCTGCTGCTACCTGAGGAGCCCCGAGTGTCTGTTCCTGGCCACTGACCCGGACCCCTGGCACCCGCTGAGAGGAGGCAGGGTCACCCCGG GGTCCGGCAGCCTCACGGCCGCTCTGGAGACGGCCAGCAGCAGGAAGGCCACGGTCATCGGGAAGCCCAGCCGCTTCATGTTCGACTGCATCGCCAGTCAGTTCGATGTGGACCCGGCGCGCTCGCTGATGATCGGAGACCGGCTGGAGACAGACGTTCTGTTCGGCAGTAACTGTGGCCTGACCACGGTGCTCACGCTGACCGGGGTCTCCACGCTGGAGGAGGCGCTCGTGTACAGAGACAGCCAGGAGCCGCAGCAGAAGGACTGCGCTCCTGATTACGTGATGGAGTCTGTGGCTGATTTCCTGCAGGCTCTGGATGATTGA